The Phragmites australis chromosome 13, lpPhrAust1.1, whole genome shotgun sequence DNA window ttgaattcaaacatatacacccATTGACTGTGCTAGAAGTACTATTCACAACTCTATTTCCCCCTACTATCTTCTCTGTATGAAACAATGGTCTTCTGTTTCTCAAAAAATCATAGAACTCCTtgataaacttttgcagaatgaaatggcCACACtaagcaacaactttcacagggaatctctacAAAATATCCTATGtgtactcagtagagagtacctattgtaacccggtctattttcattccctaatgCATGTTACGTTTAGCAGCGGCACACTATTAAATTAGTCTTTAGTTGTACCGTATATGCTAAAGTTTGTTGTTATCATCTCTTTATGATTAGGGTATATTTGCATAGCGATGATAAACCCTATGTTCCATATAATATTTGTCAACGTATGTAACCTCCGtaccgggttatatgataattgtgctttaCAATTACTATTGTTCGCAAAATTAGTATTTGCACAATAAACATTTTCGGCTATACGATAATTGAAGCACTTTGTTATGCTATTTGGATAACTATTTGTACAATAAACATTTTCGGCCATTCAACATCCGTGCATCTCATTGCCTCAGCCTCCATGTAGCCatagttgatattttcaaaatagTGTGACTTCTTCTATAGGATGTACACTGAGTTTTGGCTGTgcctcattaaatacatgatatctcctaaattattaataaaaaatcaagGGGTGCAtatatttaaattcaaattgaattaaaataagaatatcacatgaaatgataaaaatgcatataaatagagcattacaaaggaactcactttttcaccatataacgtagagctgaaaataattttaaaaattattctatcacataagaagaatattaatgaatgtttctagatttttggaaatttatttgaggctctaACAATTGTCCAAAGTTATAAAATAGCTTTtattagagaattttagtttaaattctacacatgatttttagctaaatctaattaaaataggttgcacatagattatgaaacacgtacaaaaagttttagaatttttggatctaaaaaaactattatTTTGTACAGAGAACGTCCAAGCGGTAAGAGCTATAAGGCTCTAACCGCCCTTTCAACGCAGTAGACATCtatttatgtaaatttttttatcaaagatttatttatttaaatattaatattataaaatataaaaataaaaaactccttATTTACTTCAACCGAGCAAGTTATTGGTTGAcccaatgaaaaaaaaaccttgcATCCCTAGGCTAGTTGCTTGTGTGGTTCTATGGATTTTGCTGCCTcggaagcccgggacctcctaTATGCAGCCCGCCCGAAATTTGCTTCCGAGTAATCCCAGCTCGGCCTAACGAGCGCGAGAAGTCGGCCCAGAACTCAGGAAAGGTCAGCCCAggtttcatttctttttctttttctcacttGATGGCCCACGTTGTCGTGTCATGGGCCTCATGGCCTTTTTCTAGCATAAGCTGAGTTCGTGATGGACGGCTCGCCAAATTCGGTCTCTGAGGCCGAATGTGACATGTCTACTGTCCGACCTAAGGTAGGATGCTGTAAGTACGTTTCAAGCATGACATAAGTTTATGGGTCGTGGCTAGGCTGAGAGTGTGACACGGTATGCTGGCACGGTACGATCTAGCTGAGTCGGGTTAGAACGGGTACGATCCAGTTCAAGTCGGTACGGGCACAACACAATCAAGCACGATTCGGTTTGGCACGTATGAGACGgatattttctattatatatatattttaattttatagctatttttaatctattttctatatttttatctcatttttatttattttctatatttttttaattttgtagctattttttattttatcaggTCGGTTGTGCCGACAGGCCGCCTGTGTGCCGTTGGGCCGCTCGTGGCGTCATGCCCACTAGGCCGACCATGCCGTCGAGCCGCAATCGTGTCCGAACCGACACGAGATGACACGGTGACCGACAGACCATACCGTGAGCCGGGAAGGAGGCACGCGAGCCAGCATGGCACGGCTCATTACAGTAGCCAGGTCATACCGAgccgtgcccgtgcccgtgccgaCCTGACCCGAATAACCCATTTGGACACCTCTATTTTACGGTGCTCCATGATACATTTGCTAGGATGTATCATAGATCTAATATAACCGTTCATTTGCTAAGGTATTTTTTGTTATTACCTTGTTAATTGTGAAATTTACACGTGTACCCTAGGGTGATTAGGTAATCACTTCTAAGTTACTGTTTCTCCCTACCATGAAGCTGGCGTCGTCATATATTTCTTCCCCTGTATTTATCTCGTGAGGCGAAGCCGCCGCCACTGCAAAGCATCATCGTCATTGTCATTTTTAATAGGTGGAAGAGTATCATGTGAGCAATCTAAACAATCGGATGGGAGAATTGAATGGCTCATATTCATTTGGTGTGCTTTAAAAGTCCTCTGCGTCTAAGTGTCTAACACACAACGCGTATTTGGCTTCATTGTTAAATCTTACTACCTAGCTTTGAAAGTGGGCAACAAGATTCAATTCGTTGTAATGTTATTTTGCTGCGGATTATCCTATTGCAACAGGCAACTACCCATAGCAATATCTCATTTTCAATGGACCAATCACGATCAAAATAGAATAATAATCAGATATGTCCAATCACATTTGTAATGTTTCAAGGACAAGAATAGGGAtaaacatttatttttattttattttttcccctTCTAACAAGGAAGAATAGACATATTTTCCCATGCTGTTTCCTAGGTCAGGATTTGAAGCACcttttttcttattatcatGAGAAGTATGGTACATACTCCAACCATAATTAAATATCGTTTTGGGTTACGTGTagttaatattttaaaaaatttgctACAAATTACTTATgtattatttggatatttaaaaataatacgagtagatttatcttaaaaagtagttttataataatataattttgctattaaaaataataatcaacgATATATTTTGAAGATCTTATTAATATacaaaatgatatttatttatgactAGAGTGTATATTGTTCAATAATACACACCTGTTCCCTTTCTTCCCCGCAACAAGGGAGAATAAGCATCTTCCGCTATGCTGACACATAGGAGCATGAAGCGAAATCCCACCCTTTTCTCGTGAGCTGTGACGATGAGAACGTGCACATTGTATagttgttctttcttttttttccaaacaagGAGACACAACAAGCCTTGGACCGGGCCTATCACATTCtgtccttttttatttttcatttttttaattgctTTAAGATTTGTCCTAGATCCTATAACCTGAGAGTTGGAAGGCGACTCATTACACATGAACTTTGTTTTAGAGCGTTCATAGATTAGTAATTTGTTACCACTCATTTGATAAGAGTGACAAATAATTAAATACCGTTTTAGAACACATACACATCAAGCATCATTTCATAAGAACCTTGTGGATCTTTAATAAGCTTTAAATAATGTTTGAAACAAAGTGATCACCCCTCTTTCTCCTTCGTATTCCTGTCTCCATAACAAACAAAGGCCGCACGCTTGGCACACCAACCGCTATAGAGAGATCGACCCAAAGAAAGCATCATCTCCATCGATCACCTTTGCATCATGCTGTATGCCTCTTGCAAAAACGCTTTGCTAGGACAATGCCACATTGCAATTATGCCTTTACAACCACTGCTGCtatcaatcttttcttttcccttatACTACTGCCCATTGGCATTTATGGAGTTAGATAGATAAAGATGATCCAATGTGTCGTGTGTGCAACGAGTTAGCAAGaagcaaaaaatattgtaatgcCATGGATTTGCTCATTTGCAATGGTTATCAGATGGAGCACTCAACCGAACTGAGTGGAACAGTGGAATGGCATTTGGAGTACTCAAAGTTTCAGTTCATAGAATATACTTGATCTGGAGCTCACAACAAGCAAGGTCGACGATGCCGCACCACGTCCACTGCCTCTCAATGAAAACCTGATGATGTGCGCAATGCCGGACTGCAGCCTGACAGGGATTTCAGATCACTTTCAGACATCGTCGTCGCCAGGAATTAGAATCCGTTACGCGAGAACTGAGAATTGAATGAACAATGCAACCCTGGAATTAGAACCCGTTACGCGAGAACTCAGAATTGAATGAGCATGCAACCGTACTGCACTCCTCCACCTGAAAACTTCTCCCCTTCCTCAACGGTTTCAGTCACTTTCAGTGCTTCACTGTCCATTTCAGACTTTCAGTCAACCGATCGCTCTGCGCCGCAGCCGAAAGCGGCGATGAGAAGGCGCGGCGGGTTCTGCACCGTGCAAGAGACGGCGCCACGGCGGCCGGCAGTGGAGCACACGAGTGGGGAAGGCACCCTGGCACAAAAGAGAGACCACCGATGGCAAGTCCAGACCAGCCTGAGTGCAGCACCCACAACACACTGTACTTCTGTTCTGCTGTTGTGCATCAGTTTCATGTGATGATATCAACAGCCACAGATAACATATCCACTTTGTTCTGAATTTCTTTCATACCCACAACGCTAGTGCCAAGTGCCGCAGCTTGACTTGAAAGCACCGCATAACCAACCGATTAGCGCGTAAACAAAGTGTCATAGCAGCAGCACTGTAAAGGCATGCAGCAGGCAGGGAGGAGGATTAGAGGACACTAATCAGCCATTGCAGATGCAAATGAGAGCCGCTGTCGTGAGAGGAAAGCAAGTTCAGTGACATGGACACGCACCAAACGCCGATACTTCCATGCCAAGCTAAAGCTGACCGAACTGTGCAATGATTGCAACGTCGACGAACATGCATGCCAAATGCCACCCATCGCCAATCGCAGGGTGAGATAACTTTGGTGATCTTGAGAAGATTCTTTGACCTTTTTCTTGGGATTTTTGATTAATCCCATGGCCCTGGCCGCCATGGAATCCATTATGTATATAATGCATCTGGTAGAGTGGCACCACTGCACCGGCGAGACTTCGAGTCAGCGAGTGCTCTCCACTCGTGGCGTCCACTCACCCACACTCGGCTGGCCAGTGTGCTGCGCTGCTGCTGATGCATAAGAAGCGGCAGCTCTGAGCTGAAACGCCTCAGCGCAGCTGCTTCCATCCACTCGCAGTCAGTCTGTGGCTGCTGCGTCCGACACGACCATGTATCGGGCAGTGCTGTTCGGGGCGTGCATCTTGCTAGTGTGCATGGCGGCGCATGGCGACGACCGGAGGCCGTACATCGTCCAGATGGACGTTTCGGCGATGCCGGCGCCGTTCGTGGAGCACGAGGGGTGGTACCAGTCGGTGCTGTCGTCCCTGGCGGCCGCGACGGGGGAGGGCGCGCCGGAGCACCTGTACACGTACGCGCACGCCATGCAGGGGTTCAGCGCGGTGCTCACCGCGCGGCAGCTGGAGGAGCTGAGGAGGACGGAGGGACACGTCGCGGCGTTCCCGGAGACGTACGCGCGGCTCCACACCACGCACACGCCGGAGTTCCTCGGGCTGAGCGCTGGCGCCGGCGTCTGGCCGGCGTCCAAGTTCGGAGACGACGTGATCATCGGAATCGTGGACACGGGCGTCTGGCCGGAGAGCGAGAGCTTCAGAGACGCCGGCATCCAAAATCCCGTGCCGGCGAGGTGGAAGGGCGCGTGCGAGGCCGGCGCGGAGTTCAATGCCTCGCTGTGCAACAGGAAGCTCATAGGCGCGCGGTCCTTCAGCAGGGGCCTGAAGAAGAGCGGCATCACAATCTCGCCCGATGACTACGACTCGCCGAGGGACTACTACGGCCATGGCTCGCACACGTCGTCCACGgcggccggcgccgccgtcaAGGGCGCCAGCTACTTCGGCTACGCCAACGGCACGGCGACCGGCATCGCCCCGATGGCTAGGGTGGCCATGTACAAGGCCGTGTTCTCGGGCGACACGCTGGAGTCCGCGTCCACCGACGTGCTGGCCGCCATGGACCGAGCCATCGCCGACGGCGTCGATGTGATGTCGCTGTCTCTGGGATTCCCGGAGACTTCCTACGACACCAATGTGATTGCCATTGGAGCCTTCGCCGCCATACAGAAGGGCATCTTCGTGACGTGCTCCGCTGGGAACGACGGCTCCGACGGGTACACCATCATGAACGGCGCGCCCTGGATCACGACCGTCGGCGCATCAAGCATCGACAGGGACTTCACCGCGACCGTCACGctcggcagcggcagcggcgcgaGAAGCATCCAGGGCAAGTCGGTGTACCTGGCGAGCGCCGGCATCGTCGGCGCGAACCTTTACTACGGTCACAACAACAAGAGCAAGCAGAGGTGCGAGTACTCCAGCCTCAGCCGCAAGGACGTGAGCGGGAAGTTCGTCTTCTGCACCGCCGGCGAGAGCTTCCGGCAGCAGATGGACGAGGTGCAGAGCAACGGTGGCCGCGGCGCCATCATCGCGAGCAACATGAAGGAGTTCCTTGAGCCGACGGACTACATCATGCCGATGGTGCTTGTCACCCTGTCGGACGGCGCGGCCATCGAGAAGTACGTGACGGCGGCTGGGACACGAGGGGCGCCCAAGGTGAGTGTCCGGTTCGTCGAGACGGAGCTCGGCGTCAAGCCGGCGCCGTCCGTGCCGTACTTCTCTTCCCGTGGGCCGAGCCAGATCAGCCCTGCGATCCTGAAGCCGGACGTCGTCGCGCCGGGGGTGAACATCCTCGCGGCGTGGGTGCCCAACAAAGAGATCATGGATATTGGCAGCAAGAAGATCTTCACCAAGTACATGCTCGCCTCCGGCACGTCCATGTCGTCACCGCAcgtcgccggcgtggtcgccCTGCTGCGGTCGTTGCACCCGGACTGGAGCCCGGCGGTCATCCGGTCCGCCATGATGACGACGGCCTACGTGAAGGACAACTCCAACAGCGTCATCGTCACCATGCCGAGTGGGTCACCGGGAACGCCACTGGACTTCGGCAGCGGCCACGTCAGCCCCAACCAGGCAATGGACCCCGGCCTCGTGTACGACGTGGCGCCCGACGACTACGTCAACTTCCTTTGCGGTCTCCGCTACAGCAACCGTCAGATAGCGGCCGTCACCGGCCGGCGAAACCCCAGCTGCGCCAGAGCAAACCTTGACCTGAACTACCCGTCCTTCATGGTCATCCTCAACAACACCAACTCGGCCACCCGGACGTTCCAGAGGGTACTGACCAACGTAGCGGGCTCGCCGGCGAAGTACAGCGTGTCGGTGACGGCGCCACCGGGTATGAAGGTGACGGTGACGCCGCCGGCGCTGTCCTTCGGCGGCAAAGGCAGCACGCAGGCGTTCACAGTCACGGTGCAGGTCAGCCAG harbors:
- the LOC133889192 gene encoding subtilisin-like protease SBT1.7; amino-acid sequence: MYRAVLFGACILLVCMAAHGDDRRPYIVQMDVSAMPAPFVEHEGWYQSVLSSLAAATGEGAPEHLYTYAHAMQGFSAVLTARQLEELRRTEGHVAAFPETYARLHTTHTPEFLGLSAGAGVWPASKFGDDVIIGIVDTGVWPESESFRDAGIQNPVPARWKGACEAGAEFNASLCNRKLIGARSFSRGLKKSGITISPDDYDSPRDYYGHGSHTSSTAAGAAVKGASYFGYANGTATGIAPMARVAMYKAVFSGDTLESASTDVLAAMDRAIADGVDVMSLSLGFPETSYDTNVIAIGAFAAIQKGIFVTCSAGNDGSDGYTIMNGAPWITTVGASSIDRDFTATVTLGSGSGARSIQGKSVYLASAGIVGANLYYGHNNKSKQRCEYSSLSRKDVSGKFVFCTAGESFRQQMDEVQSNGGRGAIIASNMKEFLEPTDYIMPMVLVTLSDGAAIEKYVTAAGTRGAPKVSVRFVETELGVKPAPSVPYFSSRGPSQISPAILKPDVVAPGVNILAAWVPNKEIMDIGSKKIFTKYMLASGTSMSSPHVAGVVALLRSLHPDWSPAVIRSAMMTTAYVKDNSNSVIVTMPSGSPGTPLDFGSGHVSPNQAMDPGLVYDVAPDDYVNFLCGLRYSNRQIAAVTGRRNPSCARANLDLNYPSFMVILNNTNSATRTFQRVLTNVAGSPAKYSVSVTAPPGMKVTVTPPALSFGGKGSTQAFTVTVQVSQVKRGSDDYNYIGNYGFLTWNEVGGNHVVRSPIVSAFAQ